A stretch of the Chitinophagaceae bacterium genome encodes the following:
- a CDS encoding T9SS type A sorting domain-containing protein, whose product MKRFIYLLCFFYQTAFSQHFQTEQFSSKINTGFVENKGQVMDQHHSPNSSVRYIYSAGQFNLQLKTDGFSYELFQATGNEASPSASLNSEAGLNKHADLPEENQQVSSQRIDVKFIGASSAELIPADASEALLNFYTTNTGTNGITNVRSYHSITYKNVYPGIDLVFSTPDQTNHFLKYEWRIHPGADASIIKMQYAGATALNPQADGSIDLLSSKGKINEGEIFAYTEEKKVKMDVQYVVTKNTVSYHIVEKTNNTLIIDPNITWFTYYGGSADEDLFEGELAIDKKGNPLLAGNTMSTSYIASTGAYQVTFGGGVVDGFAAKFKPNGKLTWATYYGSTSRDGCHAIAADALHNVFVGGNTYSSTGIATEGSHQSVFGGAMDAFLVKFDSYGIRQWATYFGGTGYGDQISAIECDGSGNVYFDGYTCSPDNISTPGAYQEIYNGVDEVTGDVMVGAFTNSGTLLWCSYLSGPSQDRAHDLVLMTNGDFYIQGTCESTTQFASPGVHQSVYGGGPQDAFISKWNTTGHFYWCSYYGGEGDEHGRGLQIDAYGNAYMGGWTISQVGIATSGAVQTEWNEGYNNNGDPTPDGYLAKFTPDGQLAWGTYYGGSDLDRSRGIAVDKANNFIYLVGQTGSEEGIDGNIFDADSGSVNQDGFIAKYTVDGALVWNYAAGGKGDQTVFDVEWDKNNSLYMVAVTDQAFFTTSDVYQSGSNGSDEVQLIKLNVADECFDKNEPNNTSATAKQISTTNDTYFFGYTGSVSASTDTDWFQFKTTSVTNLKLLLSDLKIDYDLYLYKKNGQLINSSTNPGATDESIIFNTAPAGQYLLKIVSATGSFDKKACYRLNAFTKNSPWFCKLEQEDIVSNQLNMQVSLFPNPASDFVTMKITSPEAVSLQAKIFTPGNQLVQSSEYMIEENTQLVSMDLRKLPSGIYILQLEANGKSLLAKLVIQQ is encoded by the coding sequence ATGAAGCGCTTCATTTATCTCCTTTGCTTTTTTTATCAAACTGCTTTCTCACAGCATTTTCAGACAGAACAGTTTTCCTCAAAAATCAATACGGGTTTTGTTGAAAACAAAGGGCAGGTGATGGATCAGCACCATTCTCCAAATTCCTCTGTCCGGTATATTTATTCCGCCGGCCAGTTCAACCTCCAATTGAAAACTGATGGATTCAGCTATGAATTATTTCAGGCTACAGGCAATGAAGCTTCACCATCAGCTTCATTAAATTCAGAGGCTGGCTTAAATAAGCATGCTGATTTGCCGGAGGAAAATCAGCAGGTTTCATCGCAAAGGATAGATGTTAAATTTATCGGAGCCTCTTCCGCTGAATTGATTCCTGCTGACGCCAGTGAAGCATTGTTAAATTTCTATACCACCAATACCGGCACCAATGGAATTACCAACGTGCGCAGTTATCATTCGATTACTTATAAAAATGTCTATCCCGGAATTGACCTCGTTTTTTCAACTCCGGATCAAACAAATCATTTCTTGAAATATGAATGGAGAATACATCCCGGAGCGGATGCTTCTATCATTAAGATGCAATATGCAGGAGCCACTGCATTGAATCCACAAGCTGATGGAAGCATCGACCTTCTCTCTTCTAAAGGAAAGATAAATGAAGGCGAAATATTCGCCTATACAGAAGAGAAAAAGGTGAAAATGGATGTTCAATACGTAGTCACAAAAAATACGGTAAGTTATCATATAGTAGAAAAAACAAATAATACCCTCATCATCGACCCCAACATTACCTGGTTTACTTACTATGGCGGCAGCGCAGATGAAGATCTTTTTGAAGGTGAATTAGCAATTGATAAAAAAGGCAATCCATTGCTGGCGGGCAATACCATGAGCACAAGTTACATTGCCAGCACGGGTGCTTATCAGGTTACTTTTGGCGGAGGCGTAGTAGATGGTTTTGCAGCCAAATTCAAACCCAATGGTAAACTTACCTGGGCTACCTACTATGGGTCTACCAGTCGCGATGGTTGTCATGCAATTGCCGCTGACGCACTTCACAATGTTTTTGTTGGTGGAAATACATACAGCAGCACCGGTATCGCAACTGAAGGATCTCATCAAAGCGTTTTTGGTGGCGCGATGGATGCCTTCCTGGTAAAGTTCGACAGCTATGGCATCCGTCAGTGGGCAACCTACTTTGGTGGTACCGGATACGGAGATCAGATCAGTGCAATAGAGTGCGATGGTTCAGGCAATGTTTATTTTGATGGTTATACCTGCAGCCCTGACAATATTTCAACACCTGGTGCTTATCAGGAAATTTATAATGGTGTGGATGAAGTGACAGGAGATGTAATGGTAGGTGCATTTACCAATAGTGGTACGCTGCTTTGGTGTTCTTATCTGAGCGGGCCAAGTCAGGATCGAGCCCACGACCTCGTATTAATGACTAACGGTGACTTTTACATTCAGGGAACCTGTGAAAGCACCACTCAATTTGCATCGCCCGGAGTTCATCAAAGTGTATATGGTGGCGGGCCACAAGATGCTTTCATTTCCAAATGGAATACTACAGGCCATTTTTATTGGTGCAGTTATTACGGCGGCGAGGGTGATGAACATGGACGCGGACTTCAGATTGACGCATATGGAAATGCATATATGGGAGGCTGGACCATCAGCCAGGTGGGTATTGCAACATCCGGTGCTGTACAAACTGAATGGAATGAAGGCTATAATAACAACGGAGATCCAACTCCGGATGGCTACCTGGCCAAATTTACACCTGATGGACAACTTGCCTGGGGAACCTATTATGGCGGATCTGACCTCGATCGTTCAAGGGGAATCGCAGTTGATAAGGCGAATAATTTCATATACCTCGTCGGTCAAACCGGATCAGAAGAGGGTATCGATGGTAATATTTTTGACGCCGATTCCGGTTCGGTAAATCAAGACGGATTCATTGCAAAATATACCGTTGACGGCGCATTGGTCTGGAATTATGCGGCAGGCGGTAAAGGAGATCAAACTGTTTTTGATGTTGAATGGGATAAAAACAACTCCCTGTATATGGTGGCCGTCACAGATCAGGCTTTCTTCACTACGTCAGATGTCTATCAATCAGGATCGAATGGTAGCGATGAAGTGCAATTGATTAAGCTAAATGTTGCAGATGAATGCTTTGACAAAAATGAACCCAACAATACCTCGGCTACTGCAAAACAGATAAGCACTACAAATGATACGTATTTTTTTGGATATACCGGTTCTGTTTCTGCAAGCACAGATACAGACTGGTTTCAATTCAAAACAACATCCGTCACCAATTTAAAGCTGCTACTTTCGGATCTTAAAATTGATTATGATCTTTATTTATACAAAAAAAACGGTCAGTTGATCAACTCGTCCACTAATCCGGGAGCAACTGACGAATCCATCATTTTTAATACAGCGCCGGCCGGTCAATACCTGCTGAAAATTGTATCAGCAACAGGCTCATTCGACAAAAAAGCCTGCTACCGGCTAAATGCATTCACCAAAAACTCACCCTGGTTCTGCAAACTGGAGCAAGAGGATATTGTCTCCAACCAATTAAACATGCAGGTGAGCCTCTTCCCTAATCCTGCTTCCGATTTCGTTACCATGAAGATTACTTCACCGGAAGCTGTTTCGCTGCAGGCTAAAATTTTTACACCGGGGAATCAATTGGTCCAATCGTCTGAATATATGATAGAAGAAAATACACAGCTTGTTTCCATGGATTTGAGAAAACTCCCTTCAGGCATATATATTCTTCAATTAGAAGCCAACGGAAAATCATTATTGGCGAAGCTGGTCATTCAGCAATAG
- a CDS encoding endonuclease III, whose product MAKTTDWKKAIKPLIRKYKNKKHPLDYRNDYQLLVMVVLSARSSDAYINQIAPALFGAYPDFKSIAAKPEGLYPLIKGVPGGRKKAEWIIGIAKEIKSGKAPVSMNELIHFSGIGRKSANVIMREAGAKAEGIIVDLHVMRVAPRLGIATGTDPEKIEQQLMKAIDPKDWGEAGMAISFLGREICRPAPMCPECIMRPVCNFYLAGEYEKMMKQQLNKEAIKKMTAAAKKKKKKKS is encoded by the coding sequence ATGGCAAAAACAACCGATTGGAAAAAAGCGATTAAACCGCTTATCAGGAAGTACAAAAACAAGAAACATCCGCTGGATTACCGGAATGATTATCAGTTGCTGGTAATGGTGGTTTTGTCAGCACGCTCTTCAGATGCATATATCAATCAAATTGCGCCTGCACTTTTTGGTGCATATCCTGATTTCAAATCAATAGCTGCAAAGCCGGAAGGTCTTTATCCATTGATAAAAGGCGTGCCCGGAGGGCGGAAAAAAGCCGAATGGATCATTGGAATTGCGAAAGAAATTAAGTCAGGCAAAGCACCGGTTAGCATGAATGAGTTGATTCACTTTTCAGGTATTGGCCGAAAGTCAGCAAATGTGATCATGCGTGAAGCCGGTGCAAAAGCAGAAGGCATTATCGTTGACCTGCACGTGATGCGCGTGGCTCCGCGGTTAGGAATAGCGACAGGAACAGATCCTGAGAAAATTGAACAACAATTGATGAAAGCTATCGATCCGAAAGACTGGGGCGAAGCAGGCATGGCTATCTCTTTCCTCGGCCGTGAAATTTGCCGGCCTGCTCCTATGTGTCCCGAGTGCATTATGAGACCGGTTTGTAACTTCTATTTGGCCGGCGAATATGAGAAAATGATGAAGCAGCAATTAAATAAGGAAGCAATTAAAAAAATGACTGCAGCGGCAAAGAAGAAGAAAAAAAAGAAATCCTGA
- a CDS encoding T9SS type A sorting domain-containing protein yields the protein MKKFLLTIFFPVFFITIKAVADPGDTIVVQAFTFGSPQDASFVFPSDTVKFEKIMMKYTLKCNPAQSPACGEWDYLTYTYLYKNTGFLDSTLIHQPTYTVNGATPSSVAYMNTPSWKYSPAWQYFMVNTSTTSLNTYQVGISTTNTTLPFGTVNPVSHTQYLWKASEITAAGMSAGNITGLQFYLQTLGSELSNLTIKIKTSTLDSLSQATYSATGLTTVYSKNTSFNNTGWNSFQFTTPFNWDGTSNLIIDITYDNSQTALNNVVTATSTTYNSGLSGAGNDRVASFHSYGYVDVPVNEEVAAIDSFVTITLWCYGTPELQPMDGTAFEAVDSLQNRLLNSHLPWSDSNVYWDAGFSGTGYDRINKVATATQIKGQWNHWAFTKNVATGSMKIYLNGVQWYTGSGKTKSMKGIKYFKIGRGNWNGSQTYEGKIDEFAVFNKELPATTIQEYMFKTIDATHPNYTNLALYYHFDDGNYQTFADAAPANNAPALSNGVDNPFKKANEINDFVTTTVRPDIKFERGVYEQYLDSVLVVDSTIMAPVQLITYTDSVNNPGVATSTQNVWPAYYHNYVYNEQGVAIDSSLVNPDSTLSLVYYDWYNKYPQVFRFELARYITPYGINLSLGDGFTWTFDVSDYRPLLADTVHLNAGNWQELLDVKFLMIEGTPPRDVLSVQNLWNGGFNYGQPSDPIENHLQPLTINLPSTAVNTRWKSRVTGHGMDTPQNCAEFCSKTHYYKVNGVQQYSKAVWRNNCDLNPVYPQGGTWIYDRANWCPGAEVWTYDWELTPFTTAGTAVTLDHDVQTYTNTGGWDYYQIEDQLITYGAPNFTLDASLEEILSPSTDQMWGRMNPVCTNPIVKIRNTGSTTLTSLTITYGLDGATPSVYNWTGELKITEEATITLSTFEWVSNATTFNVSVSKPNGGNDEYALNNSRTSHFIYPVVMPDQFYIELKTNNWSDENKYTLKDESGNILINKTGLDPNIIYRDTVTLDAGCYKFELTDSGEDGLTWWANPAQGNGYVRFRKTTNGSIIKNFNSDFGGQVYQQFTVGLTTGTGEYLFTDKTMVDVYPNPTDGHFFIDISLAQRKDGKVEITDLVGQSVYNYEFKNSTAEGIEVDLSHLAHGVYFVTLVSGNDHITKKVMVQ from the coding sequence ATGAAAAAATTCCTACTCACGATTTTCTTTCCTGTTTTTTTTATAACCATAAAAGCTGTTGCAGATCCGGGTGATACCATTGTTGTACAGGCCTTCACTTTTGGTTCACCGCAGGATGCATCGTTTGTATTTCCATCTGATACTGTCAAGTTCGAAAAAATCATGATGAAGTACACCTTGAAATGTAATCCTGCTCAAAGTCCGGCCTGCGGAGAATGGGATTATCTTACGTACACTTATCTGTATAAAAATACCGGCTTCCTTGATTCAACTTTAATTCATCAGCCAACATATACCGTAAATGGTGCAACGCCTTCCAGTGTTGCTTACATGAATACACCATCATGGAAATACTCTCCCGCATGGCAATACTTTATGGTGAATACAAGTACCACTTCGCTAAATACTTACCAGGTTGGAATCAGCACTACAAATACGACCTTACCATTCGGTACGGTCAATCCTGTTTCACATACACAATATCTTTGGAAAGCAAGTGAAATCACTGCTGCAGGTATGAGTGCGGGAAACATTACAGGACTTCAGTTCTACCTGCAAACATTGGGATCTGAATTGTCCAATCTCACTATTAAAATTAAAACTTCCACTCTCGACTCATTGTCGCAAGCAACTTATTCTGCTACCGGACTCACAACGGTTTATTCAAAAAACACTTCGTTCAATAACACTGGTTGGAACAGTTTTCAATTCACCACTCCATTCAATTGGGATGGCACTTCCAACCTGATCATTGATATCACCTATGATAATTCGCAGACCGCATTAAATAATGTAGTGACAGCAACTTCAACCACCTATAATTCCGGATTATCAGGAGCGGGCAACGACCGTGTCGCTTCTTTTCATTCTTACGGATATGTAGATGTTCCGGTGAATGAAGAAGTAGCTGCCATTGATTCATTCGTAACCATTACACTTTGGTGTTATGGAACACCTGAACTTCAACCGATGGATGGAACTGCATTTGAAGCGGTCGACAGTTTGCAAAACAGGTTGCTGAATTCACATCTTCCATGGTCAGACAGCAATGTATATTGGGATGCCGGTTTCTCAGGCACGGGATATGACCGCATTAACAAAGTTGCCACTGCTACTCAGATAAAAGGGCAATGGAACCACTGGGCGTTTACAAAGAATGTTGCAACCGGTTCGATGAAGATTTACCTGAATGGTGTGCAATGGTACACCGGCTCCGGTAAAACAAAAAGCATGAAGGGCATAAAATATTTCAAGATTGGAAGGGGCAACTGGAATGGTTCACAAACGTATGAAGGAAAAATAGATGAGTTTGCCGTGTTCAACAAAGAACTGCCTGCGACTACCATTCAGGAATATATGTTTAAGACGATTGATGCAACGCATCCTAATTACACTAACCTCGCTTTGTATTATCATTTTGATGACGGCAATTACCAAACCTTCGCAGATGCAGCACCGGCAAATAATGCGCCTGCCCTTTCAAACGGAGTGGATAACCCTTTCAAAAAAGCAAATGAAATCAATGATTTTGTTACCACCACTGTACGGCCTGATATAAAATTTGAACGTGGCGTGTACGAGCAATATCTTGATTCTGTTTTGGTAGTTGATTCCACCATTATGGCGCCTGTACAACTCATTACCTACACTGATTCAGTTAACAATCCGGGAGTTGCCACCAGCACCCAAAATGTGTGGCCTGCCTATTACCACAATTATGTGTACAACGAACAAGGCGTAGCCATTGATTCATCACTTGTTAATCCCGACAGCACGCTTTCTCTTGTGTATTACGATTGGTATAATAAATATCCCCAGGTATTCAGGTTTGAATTGGCGCGTTACATTACTCCTTACGGAATAAATCTCAGTTTGGGTGATGGCTTTACATGGACGTTTGATGTGAGTGATTACCGTCCTTTGCTTGCAGACACTGTTCATCTGAATGCAGGTAACTGGCAGGAATTGCTGGATGTAAAGTTTTTGATGATTGAAGGCACACCGCCGCGCGATGTATTGAGTGTTCAGAATTTATGGAATGGTGGTTTCAATTACGGACAACCAAGTGATCCGATTGAAAATCATCTTCAGCCACTTACTATCAATCTTCCTTCCACTGCCGTGAATACAAGATGGAAATCACGCGTAACAGGACATGGCATGGACACGCCACAAAACTGTGCGGAATTTTGTTCCAAAACGCATTACTACAAAGTGAACGGTGTGCAACAATATTCCAAAGCCGTATGGAGAAACAATTGTGATCTGAATCCTGTCTATCCTCAGGGTGGCACCTGGATATATGACCGCGCCAACTGGTGTCCCGGCGCTGAAGTCTGGACGTATGACTGGGAACTTACTCCATTTACAACTGCTGGAACTGCTGTTACACTGGATCATGATGTGCAGACTTACACCAATACGGGTGGCTGGGACTATTATCAGATTGAAGATCAACTGATCACTTACGGTGCTCCTAACTTTACATTGGATGCATCATTAGAAGAAATTCTTTCACCAAGCACCGATCAGATGTGGGGACGTATGAATCCGGTTTGTACCAATCCTATAGTTAAAATCAGGAACACAGGTTCCACCACACTTACTTCATTAACCATCACCTATGGATTAGATGGCGCGACACCTTCCGTTTATAACTGGACCGGCGAGCTGAAAATAACTGAGGAAGCAACCATCACACTCAGCACTTTTGAATGGGTGAGCAATGCAACAACATTTAATGTATCAGTAAGCAAACCAAATGGCGGCAACGACGAATATGCGCTGAACAACAGCAGGACATCGCATTTCATTTATCCTGTGGTGATGCCCGATCAGTTTTATATCGAACTGAAAACAAACAACTGGTCTGATGAAAATAAGTACACCTTGAAAGATGAATCAGGAAATATTTTGATTAACAAAACAGGTTTAGATCCGAACATAATCTACCGTGATACAGTAACACTGGATGCCGGTTGTTATAAGTTTGAATTAACGGATTCCGGAGAAGACGGATTGACCTGGTGGGCAAATCCGGCGCAAGGCAACGGATATGTTCGCTTCAGGAAAACCACTAATGGTTCCATCATTAAAAACTTCAACAGTGATTTTGGCGGACAAGTGTACCAGCAATTTACAGTTGGACTCACCACAGGAACGGGTGAATATTTATTTACTGACAAAACAATGGTAGATGTCTATCCGAACCCTACAGACGGACACTTCTTCATCGACATCAGCCTGGCACAACGCAAGGATGGAAAAGTAGAGATAACCGATCTTGTTGGGCAATCTGTTTATAACTACGAATTTAAAAACTCCACCGCTGAAGGAATTGAAGTTGATTTATCACACCTGGCACATGGTGTTTACTTTGTTACTTTAGTTTCCGGTAATGATCACATCACTAAAAAAGTAATGGTGCAATAG
- a CDS encoding T9SS type A sorting domain-containing protein, with product MRKCFLFSICFFFLIRSQAQQLVSYELIATYSLNQIDSIYTANGIPGIILPSTYGVQAYKVLYNTLDADSLPILASGALFVPVAPNCHAPLASYQHGTILLKEDVPSRLAGGEVIIGLSMAADGVVLCMPDYLGLGDSPGLHPYVHAETEARAVADLLVVSLTICDELNITLNNQLFLIGYSQGGHATMAAHQMIQEHYNSYFTVTASAPMSGPYDLSGVQAGIISQGGEYPNPGYLPYLLLSYNSVYHMYDAVSDFLVSPYDVLLPPLFDGLHTMAEVNAVMPAVPNDIIVPAVLDSFNTDPDYKLHGFLKDNDTYNWKPEAPLRMYFCEGDKDVNYLNAYVAYDTFTAKGATGISLVSSGAGLDHTGCAFPSLLSGKFWLDTFRLDKLKLLFDYQFESYVGAGDGSLTVHVTGGFPPYTYAWSNGGTDSTIANLTFGIYSVVVKDNTGCPVDASIYLPVQVGIEELFAQQVKVYPSPFSDFATVEFPVFGNYTLLLADVWGNNVRSVNVEGDRVILHREQLSAGIYFLSIMNEAGVIVRKKLVVQ from the coding sequence ATGAGAAAATGTTTCCTCTTTAGCATCTGCTTTTTTTTCCTGATAAGAAGCCAGGCCCAACAACTGGTATCCTACGAATTAATTGCAACTTATTCACTCAACCAGATTGACAGCATATATACTGCCAATGGAATTCCGGGAATTATTCTTCCGAGCACCTATGGCGTGCAAGCTTATAAAGTGCTTTATAATACGCTGGATGCCGACAGTTTACCCATTCTTGCATCAGGCGCTCTCTTTGTGCCGGTTGCACCTAACTGTCATGCGCCACTTGCCAGCTACCAGCATGGAACCATACTGCTGAAAGAAGATGTGCCATCAAGGTTAGCAGGCGGAGAAGTGATTATCGGTCTCTCTATGGCTGCTGATGGTGTGGTATTGTGCATGCCGGATTATCTTGGTCTTGGTGATTCACCGGGACTACATCCTTATGTGCATGCGGAAACTGAAGCAAGAGCGGTGGCTGATTTGCTGGTGGTGTCATTAACCATCTGTGATGAGTTGAACATCACTTTAAACAATCAATTGTTTCTGATTGGTTATTCACAGGGTGGTCATGCTACTATGGCCGCACATCAGATGATACAGGAACATTACAACAGCTACTTCACAGTAACAGCTTCCGCTCCGATGTCGGGGCCGTATGATCTTTCAGGTGTGCAGGCCGGTATCATTTCTCAGGGTGGTGAATATCCGAATCCTGGATACCTGCCTTATTTATTGTTGTCCTACAACAGTGTCTATCATATGTACGATGCAGTGTCAGATTTCCTGGTGTCGCCTTATGATGTTTTGTTGCCGCCATTGTTTGATGGGTTGCATACCATGGCTGAAGTGAATGCGGTTATGCCGGCAGTACCGAACGACATCATTGTGCCTGCTGTGCTGGATTCCTTCAATACCGATCCGGATTATAAGCTGCACGGATTTCTTAAAGACAATGACACCTACAACTGGAAACCGGAAGCACCTTTGCGCATGTATTTTTGCGAAGGTGATAAGGATGTGAATTATTTGAACGCCTACGTTGCATACGATACGTTTACTGCCAAAGGAGCAACCGGCATTTCATTAGTGAGCTCAGGCGCAGGACTCGATCATACGGGTTGTGCATTCCCTTCTTTACTGAGCGGAAAATTCTGGCTCGATACGTTCAGGTTGGATAAGCTGAAGTTGCTGTTTGATTATCAATTTGAATCTTATGTAGGGGCCGGTGATGGTTCACTCACGGTGCATGTTACTGGTGGATTTCCGCCATACACCTATGCATGGAGTAATGGTGGAACAGATTCAACGATTGCTAACCTTACGTTTGGAATTTATTCGGTGGTAGTGAAAGACAACACCGGTTGTCCGGTTGATGCTTCTATTTATCTTCCGGTTCAGGTAGGTATTGAAGAACTCTTTGCGCAACAAGTAAAAGTTTATCCCAGTCCCTTCAGCGATTTTGCGACTGTCGAATTTCCTGTTTTTGGAAATTATACATTGCTTCTTGCTGATGTTTGGGGCAATAATGTAAGGTCGGTAAACGTAGAGGGTGATAGAGTGATTTTGCATCGTGAACAATTATCAGCCGGCATTTATTTTCTTTCCATCATGAACGAAGCAGGAGTCATTGTCCGAAAGAAGCTGGTTGTTCAATGA
- a CDS encoding 1-deoxy-D-xylulose-5-phosphate reductoisomerase, which translates to MKLPSPEQSVIKKRIAILGSTGSIGRQALEVIAQQKDFLEAEVLCANTNAELLIEQAIAFKPNCVVIGDQDKYATVKAALDPLDIKVYTGMESVCAVVGMDTVDLVLTAMVGYAGLKPTLAAIRAGKPIALANKETLVVAGELVTSLAQEHGVNIYPVDSEHSAIFQCLVGEWKNPVEKIYLTASGGPFRGKDVAFLETITKEQALKHPNWTMGAKVTIDSASLMNKGLEVIEAKWLFGLKTEQVKVIIHPQSIIHSMVQFEDGSMKAQMGLPDMRLPIQYALGFPKRMKSDFPRFDFINYPSLTFEQADTKTFRNLALAYEALNRGGNVPCIINAANEIAVDAFLHDKIRFVKMPEVIELCMEHIAFVGKPCYEDYVATDNEARKYATEVVAKLAAF; encoded by the coding sequence TTGAAATTACCATCTCCCGAACAGTCTGTTATTAAAAAACGAATCGCCATTCTTGGTTCCACCGGTTCCATCGGACGCCAGGCATTGGAAGTAATCGCGCAGCAGAAAGATTTCCTGGAAGCAGAAGTGTTGTGCGCCAATACGAATGCGGAGCTGCTGATTGAACAAGCCATTGCTTTCAAACCCAATTGTGTAGTAATAGGCGATCAGGATAAATATGCTACCGTGAAAGCAGCACTTGATCCGCTTGATATTAAAGTTTATACAGGCATGGAGTCTGTTTGTGCAGTGGTTGGCATGGATACCGTTGATCTTGTTTTGACGGCCATGGTAGGTTATGCAGGTCTGAAACCAACGCTGGCTGCAATAAGAGCTGGCAAGCCTATCGCGCTGGCGAATAAAGAAACACTCGTGGTAGCTGGTGAACTGGTTACTTCGCTCGCACAAGAGCACGGCGTGAATATTTATCCTGTGGATTCTGAGCACTCAGCCATTTTTCAATGTCTTGTTGGCGAATGGAAAAATCCCGTCGAGAAAATTTATCTCACTGCTTCAGGCGGACCCTTCCGTGGAAAGGATGTTGCATTTTTAGAAACGATTACGAAAGAGCAGGCATTAAAACATCCCAACTGGACGATGGGAGCTAAGGTGACCATTGATTCTGCTTCGTTGATGAATAAAGGGCTGGAAGTGATAGAAGCTAAATGGTTATTCGGATTGAAAACAGAACAGGTAAAGGTGATCATTCATCCGCAATCTATCATTCATTCGATGGTACAGTTTGAAGATGGTTCGATGAAAGCGCAGATGGGTTTGCCGGATATGCGCTTACCGATTCAATATGCATTGGGTTTTCCGAAGCGGATGAAATCAGATTTTCCCCGGTTTGATTTCATCAATTATCCTTCGCTGACCTTCGAACAAGCCGATACCAAAACATTTCGTAATCTTGCGCTCGCATACGAAGCGCTCAACAGGGGTGGAAATGTACCCTGCATCATTAATGCAGCCAACGAAATTGCTGTAGATGCTTTCCTTCACGATAAAATACGTTTTGTCAAAATGCCGGAAGTGATAGAACTTTGTATGGAACACATTGCATTTGTAGGAAAACCCTGTTACGAAGACTACGTGGCAACGGACAACGAAGCACGAAAATATGCAACAGAAGTAGTGGCGAAACTTGCAGCTTTTTAA